The Pseudonocardia sp. EC080619-01 genome segment GCGACCGTCCCGTCGGGGGCGTCACCGACAACGAACCGCACGTACTCGCCGGGGACCTCGTCGAACTTGCCCGCGTCGGCGGTATTCACCACGAAGTAGTGGGCGCCGCCGCGCTCGATTCGGCCGACGAGGTCGTTCGGGCCCAGCCCCCGTGGTGGTCGGCAGGATCACCGCGCCGAGCTTCATCACCGCGAGCATGGTCTCCCACAGCTCGAACTGGTTGTCCAGCATCAGGAGCACGTGCTCGCTCTTCCCGACCCCGTTCGCGGCCAGCAGCGCGGCGACCTGGTCGGAGCGGCGCGCCATCTCGTCGAAGGAGAACCTCGCCTCCGAACCGTCCTCCTCGACGATCCACAGCGCGACGCCGTCGTTGCCGCGAGCGTTCGCGTCGAACCAGTCGACCGCCCAGTTGAAGCGCTCGCCGAACTCCGGCCAGACGAACTCCTCGACCGCCTTCGCGTAGTCGCGGCTCAGGTCCTGGAGCAGGTCACGAGCCTCCCGGTAGATCTCGGTACTGCTTGTCATCGCCGCTCCAAGTCACTGCGGATGATGAGTTTGACATGCTGCCCGGTCTGCTGCCGCTGCCAGGCGTCCGCGACGCGGTCGAGTGGTATTTCCTCGTAGGGCACGCTCAGCCGACCGGCCGCGTGCATCTCGCACATCGTCCTGAACCCGGCTGCGCGAACATTGATCGACGTGTGGAAATTGGTGTGGGTCAGGATGGAGATTCCCGACGTTCGCAACGGCCGCGCCGGAAGCTCGGCGGTCGGGCCAGCCGACGCGCCGACCTGCACGATGCGTCCGAGCGGTGCCATAGCCGTGGCGACGGCTTCCACTGGTCGACCCCAGAGCATGTCCAGCACGAGGTCGTAGCCCCGCGGCGCCGCGTTCTTCAGATCGACGACCAGGTTAGCGGGGTCCCCGCCGAGTCGTACGGTGGCGTCGGCGCCGAGCGCGCCGGCCCGTGCGAGGAAGCCCTGATCGCGGGCTGCGGCTACGACTTGACCCGCCCCGAGCTGGGCGGCGAGCTGGACGCCGATCTGCCCGACGATGCTGCTCGCGCCGAGGATGAGGACTGTCTCGCCGGCGCCCAGCCCACCCTTCCATGTTAGGCCGGTCCAGGCCGCGAGGCCGGCGATCCCGAACGGCAACACCGCCGCGGCGTCCACGTCGTCGGGTATCCCGATCAGGTCGTTCTCTGCGACGATGCAGTGCTCGGCGAAGGACCCGAAGGGTTGCGTGGCCAGGTCGAAGTAGACTCGTCGGCCGTCTTGCGTGCGACCGATCCCTTCCATGCCGACGGTATAGGGCAGTGGCGGGTCGAACGCGAGCCCACGCGAGATGTTGATGTCGACGGGGTTCATCCCGGCTGCCTCGACGGTGACCAGCTGCTCGCCGGGCCGGGGTCGGGGGATCTCCACGTCGGCCACGTGCGGTGTGGCATCGAGCTCGGTCACCACGGCGGCCTTCATGCCGGTGGCCGGGCGGCGGCGGTGCGGAGCGGGACGAGTTCCTCGCCGGGTCGCACAGTCGCCCGGATACTGCCGAGCTGGGCGACCTTGAGCT includes the following:
- a CDS encoding zinc-binding alcohol dehydrogenase family protein, which gives rise to MVTELDATPHVADVEIPRPRPGEQLVTVEAAGMNPVDINISRGLAFDPPLPYTVGMEGIGRTQDGRRVYFDLATQPFGSFAEHCIVAENDLIGIPDDVDAAAVLPFGIAGLAAWTGLTWKGGLGAGETVLILGASSIVGQIGVQLAAQLGAGQVVAAARDQGFLARAGALGADATVRLGGDPANLVVDLKNAAPRGYDLVLDMLWGRPVEAVATAMAPLGRIVQVGASAGPTAELPARPLRTSGISILTHTNFHTSINVRAAGFRTMCEMHAAGRLSVPYEEIPLDRVADAWQRQQTGQHVKLIIRSDLERR